A DNA window from Drosophila sechellia strain sech25 chromosome X, ASM438219v1, whole genome shotgun sequence contains the following coding sequences:
- the LOC6617947 gene encoding LOW QUALITY PROTEIN: calnexin (The sequence of the model RefSeq protein was modified relative to this genomic sequence to represent the inferred CDS: inserted 1 base in 1 codon) translates to MVWKMLFASLLLLGALKAADLAPESEGSVKDGQQEPAANGGDEKLAYKSPVIDDEKFYFADNFDDVQTSRKKWVLSQAKRDDIAEEIAKYDGIWNWESPQRIFWANDLGLVLKSKAKHAAIAAPFRQPFDFKSGKPLVVQYEITWQEGQNCGGSYLKLFSAGKDTEQLNAFNDKTPYTILFGPVKIGNDVEMHFIFRYVNPINGTITEKHCNNPIDSLEGSFMDKLPHLYQLVVRPDNSFEIRIDHKIINEGSLLTDFKPPVNPTAEIDDPNNLKPESWDEREKIPDPTAHKPEDWDEDAPPQLPDTEAVMPNGWLEDEPDLIFDPTAIKPEDWNNEIDGEWEAPLVENPVCKNAPGCGKWKTPLIPNPKYKGKWRAPMIKNPNYQGKWAPRKIANPDFFEDLKPFQMTPISAVGLELWSMSSDILFDNLIITDDVQLALDFAANSFDIKRLYIDRELNSIGDKVVEIARAHPVIWGIAMGAIAVPVAFTIISKFCLGPSKVAAAKKAAAEAKKTDDPQSDDELAAVEDEKLEKGEKEEKKLEKGEKEEEKEEEEEKKEEKEQEKEEKKDDKEGEKDDEEEEKDEEEECDERAAGDTIKESTPLSASHKKNXFLNIIKEEEGTLQTLEPIPKNPSTPKAKTDMHCNSK, encoded by the exons ATGGTGTGGAAAATGCTCTTCGCcagtttgctgctgctgggtgcGCTCAAAGCCGCCGATTTGGCCCCGGAGTCGGAGGGTTCTGTGAAGGATGGACAGCAGGAGCCCGCCGCCAACGGTGGCGATGAGAAGCTGGCCTACAAGAGCCCGGTGATCGATGACGAGAAGTTTTACTTCGCGGATAACTTTGACGACGTGCAGACATCCAGGAAGAAGTGGGTGCTATCGCAGGCGAAGAGGGACGACATCGCCGAGGAGATAGCCAAGTACGATGGCATCTGGAACTGGGAGTCGCCGCAGCGCATCTTTTGGGCAAACGATCTGGGTCTGGTGCTCAAGTCGAAGGCCAAGCATGCGGCCATAGCCGCCCCCTTTCGCCAGCCGTTCGATTTCAAGTCGGGCAAGCCGCTGGTGGTGCAGTACGAGATTACGTGGCAGGAGGGTCAGAACTGCGGCGGCTCGTATCTGAAGCTTTTTTCCGCCGGAAAAGACACGGAGCAACTAAATGCCTTCAATGACAAGACACCCTATACCATCCTATTCGGACCGGTCAAGATCGGCAATGATGTGGAAATGCACTTCATATTCCGTTACGTCAATCCAATTAATGGCACCATCACCGAAAAGCACTGCAATAACCCAATAGACAGTTTGGAAGGGTCATTCATGGACAAGCTACCCCATCTCTACCAGCTGGTGGTCCGTCCCGATAACAGCTTTGAGATTCGCATTGACCACAAGATCATCAACGAGGGTTCCCTGCTGACCGACTTCAAGCCACCAGTCAACCCGACGGCGGAGATAGATGACCCCAACAACCTCAAGCCAGAATCGTGGGATGAGCGAGAGAAGATCCCAGACCCTACTGCCCACAAGCCCGAGGATTGGGACGAGGATGCTCCACCACAGCTGCCCGATACCGAGGCCGTCATGCCAAACGGCTGGCTAGAGGATGAGCCCGATTTGATTTTCGATCCAACTGCCATCAAACCAGAAGATTGGAATAACGAAATCGATGGCGAGTGGGAGGCTCCTCTGGTGGAGAACCCAGTGTGCAAGAACGCTCCCGGCTGTGGCAAGTGGAAGACTCCGCTCATCCCCAATCCCAAATACAAGGGCAAGTGGCGTGCACCAATGATCAAGAATCCCAACTACCAGGGCAAGTGGGCCCCCAGGAAGATAGCCAATCCAGACTTCTTTGAGGATCTGAAGCCCTTCCAAATGACGCCAATCAGCGCTGTGGGTCTGGAGCTGTGGTCCATGTCCAGCGATATTCTCTTCGACAACCTGATCATCACGGACGACGTGCAGTTGGCCCTTGACTTTGCCGCCAACAGCTTCGACATCAAGCGTCTCTACATCGATCGTGAATTAAACTCAATCGGGGATAAGGTAGTCGAGATAGCTAGGGCCCATCCCGTGATTTGGGGCATTGCCATGGGTGCCATTGCGGTGCCGGTTGCCTTTACCATCATCTCTAAATTTTGTTTAGGTCCGAGTAAGGtcgcggctgccaaaaaggCTGCTGCCGAGGCCAAGAAGACAGACGATCCTCAGTCCGATGATGAGCTCGCGGCCGTGGAGGATGAAAAGTTGGAGAAGGGCGAGAAGGAGGAGAAAAAGTTGGAGAAGGGcgagaaggaggaggaaaaggaggaggaggaggagaagaaagaggagaaggagcaggagaaggag gagaagaaggaTGACAAGGAGGGGGAGAAGgatgacgaggaggaggagaaggacgAGGAAGAGGAGTGCGACGAAAGGGCCGCTGGCGATACCATCAAGGAAAGCACACCGCTGTCCGCTAGTCAcaagaaaa tatttttaaacattatCAAAGAGGAGGAAGGAACATTACAGACTCTGGAACCAATTCCAAAAAATCCATCTACACCGAAAGCAAAAACAGATATGCACTGCAACTCAAAATAA
- the LOC6617948 gene encoding sodium/bile acid cotransporter — MGNAKQNIGRQFVAVGVLMILGLQGVRSEYGDLVGDWLVDYDGDELNFFEDSIWRVDLHIYNVLPKDSALNYYFVVYSKDDRRASSPPLEIKKEDFDLLGSWRGALYVTGVRFGYSSLEVELKSAAVTETYPNPLPITVLRTQVVDERITTYVSAALALLMFLNLGTVLDMQRLAGIICRPVGPVVGVVSRYVLMPALGFGLGRALWPGSWPLQLALFYTALAPSGGLANVCAVFLKGNINLSVATTTINSLLALALLPIWILVLGRMLYEDEELTVPFGQLSGGAAAMVACLAIGVLLRLCVPRTTRFIFRFLKPLSVVLSLCLVGLTVGLNAFVIYEFTWQILVAAICLPLAGYLSTYLLSKILCRSSTDALTLSIEASVLNMTMPIVLLQSSQLQQPQLDLVLVMPIASSLISLVLVVLFYGIRRCLGCNRQQDADGFDHKKLLAEQEGDV, encoded by the exons ATGGGCAATGCGAAACAAAATATCGGACGGCAGTTTGTGGCGGTGGGAGTGCTGATGATTCTGGGACTCCAAGGAGTCCGATCTGAGTATGGCGACCTGGTTGGCGATTGGCTGGTGGATTATGATGGAGACGAGCTCAATTTTTTTGAGGATTCGATTTGGCGCGTTGATTTGCACATATACAATGTGTTACCCAAGGACTCTGCGTTGAATTACTACTTTGTGGTGTACTCCAAGGATGATCGGAGGGCGTCGTCGCCGCCGCTGGAGATAAAGAAGGAGGATTTCGATCTGTTGGGCAGCTGGCGGGGAGCGCTATATGTGACTGGAGTTCGATTTGGATACAGTTCGCTGGAGGTGGAACTGAAGTCCGCCGCGGTGACGGAGACATATCCAAATCCCCTGCCAATTACAGTGCTCCGAACACAAGTGGTGGACGAACGCATCACCACCTATGTGTCCGCCGCCTTGGCTCTGCTGATGTTCCTCAATCTCGGAACCGTGTTGGATATGCAGCGCCTGGCGGGCATCATCTGCCGACCGGTGGGGCCTGTGGTGGGTGTGGTCAGTCGATATGTGCTGATGCCCGCCTTGGGATTCGGACTGGGTCGTGCTCTTTGGCCAGGCAGTTGGCCACTCCAGCTGGCCCTCTTCTATACGGCACTGGCGCCCAGTGGCGGACTGGCCAATGTGTGCGCCGTCTTCCTCAAGGGAAATATCAATCTTTCTGTGGCCACCACCACGATCAATAGCCTGCTGGCCCTGGCCTTGCTGCCCATTTGGATACTGGTTCTGGGCCGGATGCTCTACGAGGACGAAGAGCTAACAGTGCCGTTTGGTCAGCTTTCCGGAGGAGCTGCTGCCATGGTGGCCTGTCTGGCCATCGGCGTGCTGCTGCGACTCTGCGTCCCGCGGACCACCAGGTTCATCTTCCGCTTCCTGAAGCCACTGTCCGTCGTACTCAGCTTGTGCCTCGTGGGCCTGACGGTGGGTCTCAACGCATTCGTCATCTACGAGTTCACCTGGCAG ATTCTAGTGGCTGCCATATGTCTGCCCCTAGCCGGCTACCTATCCACTTATCTGCTGTCCAAGATCCTCTGCCGATCGTCCACCGACGCACTAACTTTGTCCATCGAGGCCAGCGTGCTGAACATGACCATGCCCATTGTGCTGCTGCAGTCCAGTcaactgcagcagccgcaactGGATCTCGTCCTGGTCATGCCCATTGCCTCCTCGCTGATCTCCCTCGTCCTGGTCGTCCTGTTCTATGGCATTCGGCGTTGCCTGGGCTGCAATAGACAGCAGGATGCGGATGGCTTTGATCACAAGAAGCTGTTGGCAGAGCAGGAGGGTGATGTCTAG
- the LOC6617951 gene encoding uncharacterized protein LOC6617951: protein MDIIFSQDVHDEQKFLDCAEKLKYNEFWAKMFVLYNKRSDGDVFELMPDDRLTQLLYGWGVCHLPIRDSESLKDPELCHMVRVLLYHSLLMWFSEEWKTCSEVRKLLLLNSLNKAVPAFRQIGDLPNINWSYVLQLQTQPWSLPYLEQLFLNLNLNKQDAIEYTVQEASEEDVAFLMQEGVSLALLRLVQLFNAGNFEAVNQLALRMLGAWLKIHHNAPLVSFEGDENTITLIGHLYLLAAFVRDDKQGYVIDHLMTDIRFYVQISAGLSIPSGISYTPSRLIAEVCVRLRFEKNGFFEKIGFRKFKLSLATSFAVILDAYSSYVLGNLLMDLQALNEHDFLEHLPQYKKLMNRYVEERESSERFLLNELKKMEQQRNSSTKPHVVDLNLNYQQHICKGNRASNINNYNWDDDEEIQPQVGEEQEEQKDPVFQKVPNNEEVLSYVYKLLAERDFSGWRFAKIALLLKIIGQQINALEIWRYHSGLTVDFMLDLEQKMSASYADLAKLFSDHGFMEAEFWLTAFYLHPTSSNYNEVKRCSWAMKNRQEEGGLPAPAPSNVKYELLSSTIDVHQIMTITNHEDPVSDYDNINKSLKALRLPSHMTKDLLNVVFQPRNKQYSWALDWHTLHERCDALLKSQELKRKFVSLYMAESCDDLKYLQIDYAKYRNRPQLDYGTIEEGYENATNLSNEEGEAEPTQAVDDKAEKAKEQKKRHAQRKFWYEVSEDEEEAASSDSEPCYSGNGRRTGMRAAAIAAKAKLFKMRETSNKHFVAKTVVKKQPKITVQPKKQKTEMFSEDEEEAASSASKPCYTGNGRRTGIRAAAIAAKAKLSAMSSSETSKKHFVTQPVVKEQTKVAVQPKKLKSVMFSEGEDKSSSTDTEHYYTRNGRLNRIRAAATATKANLPEMDRQVRGGRRSISLETSDKHSDTQPVVEEGPKIAVQPQNQRKRTFAELIESRPKFTNVTEGFKPIPDIWNFNKEELQNVVSGPNDMVECSSIMDKMKLLKNLKMSKSAKAAGQPCPQLVRTGSETESVNSETSTMATHDFNVEGTSVSSSGEGKEQTPSPTANSDLSTDPEVLKPTNETEAQMINGALKTTNVPQKTLDLQFLSKKPIKTV, encoded by the exons ATGGATATTATATTTTCCCAGGATGTGCACGATGAACAGAAGTTCCTCGATTGCGCGGAGAAACTGAAGTACAACGAGTTTTGGGCG AAAATGTTTGTATTATACAATAAGCGCAGCGATGGGGATGTGTTTGAGCTAATGCCCGATGACCGGTTGACACAGTTACTCTACGGATGGGGGGTTTGCCACCTGCCTATCAGGGATTCCGAGTCCCTAAAGGATCCAGAGCTGTGTCACATGGTCAGGGTTTTGCTCTACCACTCGCTGCTGATGTGGTTTAGCGAAGAGTGGAAGACCTGCTCCGAAGTCCGCAAGCTGCTTTTGCTCAACAGCCTCAACAAGGCAGTGCCGGCATTCCGCCAGATTGGTGACCTGCCCAATATCAACTGGTCGTACGTTCTGCAGCTCCAAACGCAGCCCTGGAGCCTGCCCTACCTGGAGCAGCTTTTCCTTAACCTGAACCTGAACAAACAAGACGCCATCGAATACACAGTTCAAGAGGCATCAGAAGAAG ACGTTGCTTTCCTCATGCAGGAAGGGGTATCCCTGGCCCTGCTGCGACTAGTCCAGCTCTTTAACGCCGGCAACTTTGAGGCTGTGAACCAGTTGGCGCTTCGGATGCTGGGTGCTTGGCTGAAAATCCACCATAATGCCCCACTTGTGTCCTTTGAAGGGGATGAAAACACAATTACACTAATCGGTCATCTATACCTCTTGGCTGCCTTTGTTAGAGATGATAAGCAAGGCTATGTGATTGATCATTTG ATGACCGACATAAGGTTCTATGTCCAGATCTCGGCCGGATTATCGATCCCATCTGGAATTTCATATACGCCATCTCGGCTTATTGCCGAGGTTTGCGTGCGTCTTCGATTCGAAAAGAATGGGTTTTTTGAGAAAATTGGATTTAGGAAATTTAAACTCAGTCTGGCCACTTCATTTGCCGTCATACTGGATGCCTACTCCAGCTATGTGCTGGGGAATCTCTTGATGGATCTTCAGGCGCTTAACGAGCACGATTTCCTGGAGCACCTGCCACAGTACAAAAAGCTAATGAATCGCTATGTAGAGGAGCGGGAGAGCAGCGAGCGCTTCCTTCTAAACGAGCTCAAGAAGATGGAACAACAGCGAAACAGCTCCACTAAACCACATGTAGTAGACCTAAATCTCAACTACCAGCAGCACATATGCAAGGGAAACCGAGCCAGCAACATAAACAACTACAACTGGGATGACGACGAAGAGATTCAGCCTCAGGTGGGCGAAGAACAAGAAGAACAAAAAGATCCAGTTTTTCAAAAGGTACCAAACAATGAGGAAGTTTTGAGCTATGTGTACAAACTGCTGGCAGAACGG GATTTTTCCGGCTGGAGGTTTGCTAAGATTGCCCTGCTGCTGAAAATCATTGGGcaacaaataaatgcattagAAATATGGAGATATCACTCCGGATTAACCGTTGATTTTATGCTTGATTTGGAGCAAAAGATGTCTGCAAGCTATGCTGACCTAGCCAAATTGTTCtccgaccatgggtttatggaGGCAGAATTCTGGCTGACTGCTTTCTATCTCCACCCCACATCATCAAATTATAACGAAGTGAAGCGCTGTTCGTGGGCCATGAAAAATCGACAGGAGGAGGGCGGGCTCCCTGCTCCAGCGCctagcaacgtcaagtacgaATTGCTGAGCTCCACCATCGACGTGCACCAGATTATGACCATAACAAACCATGAAGATCCAGTGTCCGACTACGATAATATAAACAAGTCGCTGAAGGCGTTGCGTCTTCCCAGCCACATGACCAAAGACCTCCTAAACGTGGTCTTCCAACCGCGAAATAAACAATACTCATGGGCTCTCGATTGGCACACGCTACACGAGCGTTGCGATGCCCTACTCAAAAGCCAGGAGCTGAAGAGAAAATTTGTGTCTCTTTACATGGCCGAGTCATGCGACGACTTGAAATATCTCCAGATCGACTATGCCAAGTACAGGAATAGACCACAGTTGGACTATGGCACCATAGAAGAGGGCTACGAAAATGCGACTAATCTCTCGAATGAAGAGGGAGAAGCTGAACCAACGCAAGCAGTGGATGATAAAGCAGAGAAAGCCAAGGAGCAGAAAAAGCGACACGCACAACGCAAATTTTGGTATGAAG TTTCGGAAGATGAGGAAGAGGCTGCCTCAAGTGATTCCGAACCCTGCTACTCAGGAAATGGACGCCGGACTGGGATGAGAGCTGCAGCCATTGCAGCCAAagccaaattgtttaaaatgagAGAGACATCGAATAAGCACTTTGTTGCAAAGACCGTCGTCAAGAAACAGCCAAAAATCACAGTCCAgcctaaaaaacaaaaaacagaaatgtTTTCGGAAGACGAGGAGGAGGCTGCCTCAAGTGCTTCGAAGCCCTGCTACACAGGAAATGGCCGCCGGACTGGGATTAGAGCCGCAGCCATTGCAGCCAAAGCCAAATTGTCTGCAATGTCCTCTTCAGAAACATCGAAAAAGCACTTTGTTACACAGCCCGTCGTCAAGGAGCAGACAAAAGTCGCAGTCCAGCCTAAAAAACTAAAATCAGTAATGTTTTCAGAAGGCGAGGATAAGTCTTCATCCACCGATACGGAGCACTACTACACCCGAAATGGCCGCCTGAATCGGATTAGAGCCGCAGCCACTGCAACCAAAGCCAATTTGCCTGAAATGGATCGACAAGTGCGCGGTGGTCGACGATCGATCTCTCTAGAGACATCGGATAAGCATTCTGATACACAGCCCGTCGTCGAGGAGGGGCCAAAAATCGCAGTACAGCCGCAAAATCAACGAAAGCGTACGTTTGCCGAGCTGATAGAGTCACGACCCAAGTTTACCAATGTAACCGAAGGTTTTAAGCCGATTCCCGACATATGGAATTTCAACAAGGAAGAGCTGCAGAATGTGGTTAGCGGGCCCAACGACATGGTAGAGTGCAGCTCGATCATGGACAAAATGAAGCTATTGAAGAACCTCAAAATGTCGAAATCTGCAAAAGCAGCCGGTCAGCCATGTCCACAGCTAGTTCGCACAGGATCAGAAACTGAAAGCGTTAACTCCGAAACTTCCACGATGGCTACACACGACTTCAACGTGGAGGGGACCAGTGTAAGTTCCTCCGGTGAAGGTAAAGAGCAAACACCTTCGCCGACCGCGAACTCTGATTTAAGCACAGACCCGGAAGTGTTGAAGCCCACCAATGAGACTGAGGCGCAAATGATCAATGGCGCCCTAAAAACTACAAACGTGCCACAGAAGACTCTGGACTTACAGTTCTTGTCCAAGAAGCCTATAAAAACTGTATAA
- the LOC6617952 gene encoding actin-related protein 2 isoform X2, with protein sequence MDSKGRNVIVCDNGTGFVKCGYAGSNFPTHIFPSMVGRPMIRAVNKIGDIEVKDLMVGDEASQLRSLLEVSYPMENGVVRNWDDMCHVWDYTFGPKKMDIDPTNTKILLTEPPMNPTKNREKMIEVMFEKYGFDSAYIAIQAVLTLYAQGLISGVVIDSGDGVTHICPVYEEFALPHLTRRLDIAGRDITRYLIKLLLLRGYAFNHSADFETVRIMKEKLCYIGYDIEMEQRLALETTVLVESYTLPDGRVVKVGGERFEAPEALFQPHLINVEGPGIAELAFNTIQAADIDIRPELYKHIVLSGGSTMYPGLPSRLEREIKQLYLERVLKNDTEKLAKFKIRIEDPPRRKDMVFIGGAVLAEVTKDRDGFWMSKQEYQEQGLKVLQKLQKISH encoded by the exons ATGGACAGCAAGGGTCGCAATGTTATCGTCTGTGATAACGGCACTGGG TTCGTTAAGTGCGGATATGCCGGCAGCAATTTTCCCACCCACATTTTTCCCTCGATGGTGGGGCGACCCATGATTCGGGCGGTCAACAAAATCGGCGACATCGAAGTAAAG GATCTGATGGTCGGCGATGAGGCCTCACAGCTGCGATCCCTGCTGGAGGTCTCCTATCCGATGGAGAACGGTGTGGTGCGCAACTGGGACGACATGTGCCACGTGTGGGACTACACGTTCGGTCCCAAAAAGATGGACATCGATCCGACGAACACAAAAATCCTGTTGACCGAGCCGCCCATGAATCCCACAAAGAATCGCGAGAAGATGATTGAG GTCATGTTCGAGAAATACGGCTTCGATTCGGCGTACATTGCCATCCAGGCCGTGCTGACGCTATATGCCCAGGGTCTGATCTCCGGCGTGGTGATCGATTCGGGCGATGGTGTGACGCATATTTGTCCCGTCTACGAGGAGTTCGCCCTGCCCCATCTGACGCGACGATTGGACATTGCCGGTCGCGATATCACTCGCTATTTGATAAAG TTATTGTTACTACGTGGCTACGCTTTCAATCATTCCGCCGACTTCGAAACGGTCCGCATAATGAAGGAGAAGCTCTGCTACATTGGCTACGACATCGAGATGGAGCAGCGATTGGCCCTGGAGACGACGGTGCTGGTGGAATCGTACACGCTACCCGACGGTCGTGTTGTCAAGGTCGGCGGCGAAAGATTCGAGGCGCCAGAGGCTCTGTTCCAGCCGCATTTAATCAACGTCGAGGGACCGGGCATTGCGGAACTGGCCTTCAACACCATCCAGGCGGCAGACATCGACATACGGCCCGAACTCTACAAGCACATAGTCCTGTCCGGCGGCTCCACCATGTATCCGGGTCTGCCCAGTCGGCTGGAGCGTGAGATCAAACAGCTGTACCTGGAGCGGGTACTCAAGAACGATACGGAAAAGCTGGCG aaattcaaaatacgCATTGAGGATCCACCGCGACGCAAGGATATGGTCTTCATCGGCGGAGCTGTTCTGGCGGAGGTGACAAAGGATCGCGACGGCTTCTGGATGTCCAAGCAGGAGTACCAGGAACAGGGTCTCAAAGTATTGCAGAAGCTGCAAAAGATCAGTCACTAG
- the LOC6617952 gene encoding actin-related protein 2 isoform X1 gives MDSKGRNVIVCDNGTGFVKCGYAGSNFPTHIFPSMVGRPMIRAVNKIGDIEVKDLHVDDLMVGDEASQLRSLLEVSYPMENGVVRNWDDMCHVWDYTFGPKKMDIDPTNTKILLTEPPMNPTKNREKMIEVMFEKYGFDSAYIAIQAVLTLYAQGLISGVVIDSGDGVTHICPVYEEFALPHLTRRLDIAGRDITRYLIKLLLLRGYAFNHSADFETVRIMKEKLCYIGYDIEMEQRLALETTVLVESYTLPDGRVVKVGGERFEAPEALFQPHLINVEGPGIAELAFNTIQAADIDIRPELYKHIVLSGGSTMYPGLPSRLEREIKQLYLERVLKNDTEKLAKFKIRIEDPPRRKDMVFIGGAVLAEVTKDRDGFWMSKQEYQEQGLKVLQKLQKISH, from the exons ATGGACAGCAAGGGTCGCAATGTTATCGTCTGTGATAACGGCACTGGG TTCGTTAAGTGCGGATATGCCGGCAGCAATTTTCCCACCCACATTTTTCCCTCGATGGTGGGGCGACCCATGATTCGGGCGGTCAACAAAATCGGCGACATCGAAGTAAAG GATTTACATGTCGAT GATCTGATGGTCGGCGATGAGGCCTCACAGCTGCGATCCCTGCTGGAGGTCTCCTATCCGATGGAGAACGGTGTGGTGCGCAACTGGGACGACATGTGCCACGTGTGGGACTACACGTTCGGTCCCAAAAAGATGGACATCGATCCGACGAACACAAAAATCCTGTTGACCGAGCCGCCCATGAATCCCACAAAGAATCGCGAGAAGATGATTGAG GTCATGTTCGAGAAATACGGCTTCGATTCGGCGTACATTGCCATCCAGGCCGTGCTGACGCTATATGCCCAGGGTCTGATCTCCGGCGTGGTGATCGATTCGGGCGATGGTGTGACGCATATTTGTCCCGTCTACGAGGAGTTCGCCCTGCCCCATCTGACGCGACGATTGGACATTGCCGGTCGCGATATCACTCGCTATTTGATAAAG TTATTGTTACTACGTGGCTACGCTTTCAATCATTCCGCCGACTTCGAAACGGTCCGCATAATGAAGGAGAAGCTCTGCTACATTGGCTACGACATCGAGATGGAGCAGCGATTGGCCCTGGAGACGACGGTGCTGGTGGAATCGTACACGCTACCCGACGGTCGTGTTGTCAAGGTCGGCGGCGAAAGATTCGAGGCGCCAGAGGCTCTGTTCCAGCCGCATTTAATCAACGTCGAGGGACCGGGCATTGCGGAACTGGCCTTCAACACCATCCAGGCGGCAGACATCGACATACGGCCCGAACTCTACAAGCACATAGTCCTGTCCGGCGGCTCCACCATGTATCCGGGTCTGCCCAGTCGGCTGGAGCGTGAGATCAAACAGCTGTACCTGGAGCGGGTACTCAAGAACGATACGGAAAAGCTGGCG aaattcaaaatacgCATTGAGGATCCACCGCGACGCAAGGATATGGTCTTCATCGGCGGAGCTGTTCTGGCGGAGGTGACAAAGGATCGCGACGGCTTCTGGATGTCCAAGCAGGAGTACCAGGAACAGGGTCTCAAAGTATTGCAGAAGCTGCAAAAGATCAGTCACTAG